AAGCTAATAGACTTGCAACTCAGAGTTTCTCTCCCACATACATTATATTTCTTGAAACTTTTTGAATGTCAATTGTAAGATAGAGGAAAGTGAAAGGATGGACAAAACAACATTTTATTAGGAGATAGAGGCATACATTTACGGATTTATCAACATGTTCACATTATACAAGAATATTTACTGCAAGTAAACTCAAAATCAGctaaaaataaatatccaaataaACCTGAATGATTCCCTTTATGCGCCACACACCATGCTTCATAACTAATATATGTGAATCCTCGGGATGTGCTGAGATGAGTTCATTCCTAACCTCCTCAGTGCTAGCATTATGATCCCTAGTCAACTGCTCTGCAACAATTTTATTAGATCTACATACAGAACCAATAACAGCTCTGGAATCACCCAGATTAGCGATGTATAATATGCCTCTCCAAATTACTCCAACCAAACAGCAAGAACCAATTGATGCCATTAAAGGTTTTATTTCAATTGTCCTTCGCACAAGAGAGAGAAATCCATCTTCAGTGGCGGAAAACGCATTCTTAAGGTGGTCCTCTGATATTGTTCCATTTTCTCGTGCAATTCCTGAAACGATATATAAAGGCTTCACAAACGAGTTCAGGGTCAATAACGCACTTCAAAAATTAGTATTTTAGACTTGAAGTGTGTATTATACAACTGTTGATACCATTTGATAAAAACAGTGGAAGGACTAGGATGTTCAACGAAAAATGATCACCATTTGTATTCAAAGAAAAGAAGGTGCTTCCAATTTTTTATTGTAAGCCCTTAAGAAACAGCTAAACAAATAATTAGTCCAAGGCCAAAAAAGAAAGCAATAGAACATATTAATGACCCATGAATAGAAAGAGGTATTTAAACCCTGTAAGATACAGTTATCATGGATCTTAGTCCCTTGCACTCTTCAAACGCTTCAATAGTAGTCTAAACCAGGAGAACTTACGTACATTTGACATATCTACTGAGACTTAAAACCTCGACCTCTTGTTACAATAAAAGAACAACATaattgaaaaacaaaaaaaaaacactCAAAATCCATCGCTTCAACATTTGAACTGTAAATAAACATAAAATCAGTCTTTAAAATTTTACTAGCAATGGTAAATAATACACTAACAAACACAAAGTGAAAACAGGTCTTACTCATTAGATGAAGAAACAGATGATCACGAATGAAACGGGATGCTTCAGGGCCGCCATGACCATCATAAACTCCAACAAAAGTGGCACTTTGGCCTGTCTCAACCTGGCTGTGATCCTCAATAACCTCATTGGCCTGTACTATCGCGAACGATAGTTCCCCATAAAAGTGTTTTTCAAGGTCTTTGCACCATAGAAGAGGATCCGGCAAAACACTACCATCATCATTATCATCATTGTTATGAGTACTATTGTTACTGTTACCGCTACCATTACTATCCTTGTTCATACGGGCATATTGACTCACCGGACGCCAACAAGCCATTACTATCCTTCCCAACCAAGAAAACATCCCTCATTTCCTACCTCAACTAGGCCATACAAACTCTCAACCACAACAGAAAAAAATATTCTCAAATATTAGATTTTACTATTCGAAGACACAGAGTACTGTGTGGTGATTGTAGTGACAAAAGGCAGTTCAATTGCAGAGTTCAAGATTTCAAGGACTGTAATAGAAAATTACAAACAAGAATACAAAACTCATGCAAAAGCAGACAAAAGTTGTTATGCAGAAACACAGAAACTGTTTACAAGAATAGTTTGATGAATATAACAAACTTGGTTTGATAAGAAAAAGTCATAATTAGAGACTGTAGAAACAAAAAAACATAGATaaaattttcttagaaaataggAGTATCATTAAAAATGTGGACTAGATAGATACAAGAGAGAAGAAAGAAAAGATAAGATGTAATGAGGATTTAGAAGAAATAGGGATGATGCAGACTCATATATATAGACGAAGAAACTCGAAGGGAAGTAGGAAACTGTGTGTGTGACGGTAACCTACAACCAGTAGACATGACAATTCGGATAACCGGTTTGGTTTCGGATCGGATCAATTTCGGATCGGATCTACTTTCGGATTATGATATATTTGAAGACCATTCGGATCGAATCGGATGTGATTCGGTTCGGATCTAATTCAGATTAAAATTGGATAAAATTCGGATTAAGATCGGACAAAATTATGTTCGGATCAAATTTGGTTCGGATATTTTCGgatcataacttatttattttttaaatttttgagATTCAAAAAATATCctttttatttaatttagtatttttaatgcaatataatgtacttttacaaaaagaatatgattaaataagtatAATATCATAAACATAAAATTGTTTAAAGTATAAATTTTGCTTATTTCGGGTCATATTCGGTTCGGGTAATATATTATTCGGTTTTAATCGGTTCCAAGTTATAATCGGATCTTGTATTTCAGATCATTTTTGGTTAAATTTTCGGTTCGAATATTTTTCGGATCGGTTTAAATCGATTTTCAGATAATATCGGATTGTATGATTCGGATTTCAGATCGGATCTCGGTTTCATGAATTTCGATTCAGTTATTCGGATCTAGACCCATTTTGCTTTGTGTAAGGACCAGCATAGTTCTAATCCTAGGGAGGAGCGTGAATGACAACAAATTTTTATTGTGGAGGCAAATTTTGTAAAACAGGTAAAATGCTACAAGGGTTACTTGTATAATACCAGCCTAAAAAAACCGTATACGGCACGAGCCTGTTTATATAATTATACAATTTCTTGCACAAACTTGTATATATATCCAAATAATTTTATAACTAAAATTATGGTTAAGAGTACTATTTGaaatttttcttatttttttataaatgattttcaagacaattttttattttgataatataatatttaatccCACAACCGAATCAACCGAATGCATATCGCACCCAATAGGGATGACAATCGGGTCAGACCCGGTTGAGTATGACAGTATTCATATCCAAAACCGAAATTTTTATCCATACTCGAGCCCGGaaaatacccgaaaatgaatacccgaaGCCGATCTAATACATTTCGGATCAGATTCAGGTTTTTTAGATTAGATATTAATATCTGAACCCCGAACCCAAAATTCGAACCCGAAATccaaaaaattatataattattaatattgcAAGTGTTTGAGATCGAACACGCAATTTTGCCGGGGAATTTTAATGTGTGATTTTCAACCATTGCAACACAACATTAATTGTGTTCTTACATGTACAACTGATATTTTAATAATCAATTCAATTGATAGCCAACTAATTAGATTTATCACTGAGATATTATTTTCATCTTATCACCTTTTtaaattattcaataattaaatttcattaaatttattattagttactccctccgtccttttCATTTCTTTATATTTTCCTTTTTGGGATATCACATtcatttctttacatttcaaaacttaccaaaaatagtcaaTGGGTCCCAACATTTTCCCATTTTTCCTcccttttcacactacttttaccctactatctcccttttatacattaaaaatcaatggaTCCCACCACTTCACACACTTTTCTTTCACttttttcactactttatacatatttcttaaatTCCGTGTCCAATCCTTTTGATAAGAAATCaaaaggacggagggagtatttttTAACATAAGTATAAAAAATATAAGTTCTAATAATTACATAATATCTGTATATTGTATaatgtataatatatatttaaattaaatataatatattataatatgtaatatatatattgataatatatatatacttgtgaTATTAGGGGGTTTTTGACTTTCGGATTCAGATCGGGTTTGGATCGAGTTTCTgatttcggatcgggtttcggatcggtatacctaaAATCTAAATTCAAAAATTTTCAGGTTTTAAAAttaaatccaaatccaaattcaaaAAATCGGGTTCGATAAATCTAAAATTTCGGGATTCGGATCGCGTATCCATCGAATCAGATTATTTTTCCATCCCTAGGTCCCTAGGATCCAACAAACCACCACAAATCAGTCTAAAAGAGCTAGTAATTTTCTGTACATTGGTTGTAAACATATCTTTATAAATGACCCCAATGCTCTAATTCTTATAGATTTAGGATATTACAAACACCACTATTTTATAGGTCGACGTCCTCATCGAGCCCATAAACACACTAGCGAAACCCGGGCGGACGTCCTCGTAGAGCCCCCAATCACATGTACGGAACCTGGGCAGTGATTCTGCATTTTTGGCCAGGAGAGCTCTAAAACCATTTTAAATATCCAAGTCACTACCGAATTTACATCTATTAGGCCTTTAAGTatactgtagaggggggtgaatacagtatattacaatcaaattgaattgtAACTCAATGATAAAGAACAGTTTATATGTTATGAATAAAAATTGTTGTAAAACTCTCTCAAAAGATGTacagatatccttgagagctgctaggttacaataatGATATAACAATAATCGACACTTTAGTGTTAActtaatatgtgcttatatactgcacagttacacaatcaatctagttcatatgatatacatgaataaggaatcctaatacatatccgACTATTGATTGTTACAATTATCTAAATTCTTACACCGGCATATATCTGTAAATTATAATAGTtatcaaagaatcaattacttcCTGTGATACAGCTTTTGACAGATAATGATGTAAACTATGATGATGTCATCCTCTGTCAAATACTGatttgataaattctgatatcttCTGTGACAAACTATGATGGCAAACTATGATagttatgttagatatatttgataatgtcatggctaatatgttttatgtttagctttcagatcttacttgaacaggataaatcagtacttaactgttgatcagtacttatactggaagtcaggacttaaggatatcagtacatatgttatcaggagataatcgtcagaagatagatatcagaacttaagtgctgaaggacaatcagataaggacagtagctgattaaaggaaagaagatcaagataaacataagaagagatatgcatgaagaaggaattctgtaaagaatggaatacttggaagaaaagatatctgattgatatattttaggaagcagaattatattccatatcaattagcgattatcttgtaactgtgtagtatataaacacagatatagggtttacactataagtgttatcattattagagaagattattcattgtaaccctagcagctctcgtgatatttgttcatcactgagagataacagttccatattgtaacagagtttattgtttcaataaagtttgttttctgttacttaagttcttaaagtttgatttgagtgtactatacactgtattcaccccctctacagtgtgtgtgtgacctaacaattggtatcagagcctatctgttaacatacatacagttaaagatccaaacacaatcatgtcggacacagaaactccaactaagcctaccaaaactgaggaaccaccaaagacacaaattcagagtcggtatgagaccatcagagttctcatactgagaccatctgaatatcccatatggaaggtaaagatgaccatgttcctggaagcaacagatccagaataccttgatagaatcaaggaaggccctcacaaaccaaccaaactcgctgttgcagttgcaggtgaagcagcaaagaccgtaccaaaggagaagagtgattatactgctgaagacatagcatcaattgctaaggatgctaaggtatgacacttactgcatagtgccattgataatgtaatgtcaaacagggtaatcaactgcaagactgctaaggagatatgggatgttctggaaacaaggtgtcagggaactgacacaattaagaagaacaggaagacaatactcactcaagagtatgaacactttgactcaaagactaatgagtcattgaatgatttatatgatagatttgtcaaacttttgaatgatttgtcattggttgataaagagtatgaacttgaagattcaaaccttaagttcctgttagctcttcctgaatgctgggatttgaaggcaacgataataagagacaactacaatcttgatgaaacaactcttgacgaaatctatggaatgctcaagactcatgagctggagatggaacaaagaagcaagaggaaaggaggaaagtcaaggacagttgctcttaaggctgaagaagaattccccaaagcagcttcctcaaagaaagacaagggaaaagctcttttcataaagtctgataccgagtcatcaagttctgagaatgatgatgactcagattctgaaagcttgcctgagactgatgctgatgaggagatgatgaagctgtgtgctcttatggtgaaaggaatcacaaagattgcatacaggaagttcaggaagggaaagaagttttccaggaaaggcataagttctgataagaagaatttcagaagatctgaaggcagaggaggaaagtctgatagaggagattataccaatgttaaatgctataattgtggtgagaaaggccacatatctcctgactgcaagaaggtaaagggtgacaaaggcaaggctcttgtcacaaagaagaaaagctggacagacacctcagactctgaaagtgaggaaaactatgcattgatggcaaatgctgataaagaaagtgctgagagcagttctgaagctgctgaaacaaaggtacctcagactacttatgcttttcatactgatgatattaatgagttgagaagatatcttaaaaccatgtttgttagctatagagatcaaactttaacatgtgaaagattaacttctgaaaatcttgcatttaagaaaagaaatgatttcttagaaaaagagttagtcatgttccatcaaactcagaaggatagagatgatgatttttatgttaggaatgaagtgctaaaattaaatggatctctaaaaactgagttagaaaaggaaagagagattatcaggacttggactaactctggcaaaacaactcaaaatttgctaagtagtggaaactggaaagagggcttaggttatggagaagataagaaagataaaggaactgaagaaattaagtctgttgataaacaaaagccaaagttaaaacctgttaagtttgtaactgtaaagtctgaaaatgaaaaatcagaagttacaaagaaattaacttctgataaactaaaacaggaaaagacagctgaagtgaacataggcttaatgacaaagaagcagcttaagcataagctgaaagatgtcaagaatgcaaacaaggtaaaatcacctaggaaaaataggaatggaaaggaaggtgtgaataaaagcaatgattataaacctgttcctgatgctcctaggaaaacatgtcataactgtggaagttctaaccatctggcttatttttgcaggaagaataagaatattaactccttaccttcaaaatcaggagttaagagtcagtctgttagatacaaaccacaaaatccttgctttcattgtggtagtttatggcattccatttatacttgtaaggaatatcatagtttgtactatgattattatcaaataaaaccttctttgaagaaagtttccattgttccttctagtgtaaattctgattcaaagtctgatagtgtaagttctgataagaaaaatgttaacataaactctgatgctaaatccactgcaaatgttaacaaacttaataaggccaaaggatccaagcaagtctgggtccttaaaattaataattagtggtctttgtgattgcagggcaacaggaaaaatattctagttctggacagtggatgttcaggacatatgaatggaaataaggccctgctatcagactttgtggagaaagctggcccaagtgtttcttatggagatggcaacattggaaaaacattgggatatggcaatatcaatcttggaaatgtcataattaaacaagtagctctagtctcaggacttaaacacaacctactgagtataagtcaaatctgtgacagaggttatcatgttgatttctttaaagaacactgtgaaattgtgagtaaatcaaaaggcaaagt
The sequence above is drawn from the Apium graveolens cultivar Ventura chromosome 2, ASM990537v1, whole genome shotgun sequence genome and encodes:
- the LOC141707758 gene encoding putative protein phosphatase 2C 25; translated protein: MFSWLGRIVMACWRPVSQYARMNKDSNGSGNSNNSTHNNDDNDDGSVLPDPLLWCKDLEKHFYGELSFAIVQANEVIEDHSQVETGQSATFVGVYDGHGGPEASRFIRDHLFLHLMRIARENGTISEDHLKNAFSATEDGFLSLVRRTIEIKPLMASIGSCCLVGVIWRGILYIANLGDSRAVIGSVCRSNKIVAEQLTRDHNASTEEVRNELISAHPEDSHILVMKHGVWRIKGIIQVSRSIGDAYLKRPEFSLDPSFPRFHLPEPIHSPVLRSDPSICTRELQPNDKFLIFASDGLWEHMTNQEAAEIVHNNPRAGIASRLLTTALHEAARKRQMRYDDLKKLQKGVRRFFHDDITVVVIFMDNGSMETSTDAPQLSVRGGIDTIGPSRFNIVGETDGNAKSA